In Halictus rubicundus isolate RS-2024b chromosome 5, iyHalRubi1_principal, whole genome shotgun sequence, one genomic interval encodes:
- the LOC143354400 gene encoding coiled-coil domain-containing protein 86, with product MVEETNIEQKITRMEDILVDNSTVTDTDISNTKSVKVKKEKKQIPEVPRGKPKSGRIWKEQKKRFSSIVKTRGIRLSFEKKQKLRDDLKRVKEMSRSIKAQKNAEKEAKKERRKANLKRAEENQRKSEIVQVITNTAKLKNIKKKHLRTIQKRDTLNM from the exons ATGGTCGAGGAAACGAACATCGAGCAGAAGATCACAAGAATGGAAGACATTCTTGTTGACAATTCCACAGTGACTGACACAGACATTTCAAACACAAAAAGCGTGAAAGTTAAGAAGGAAAAGAAACAGATACCGGAGGTGCCAAGAGGCAAGCCCAAATCTGGTAGAATATGGAAGGAACAGAAGAAGAG ATTTTCCTCTATCGTCAAAACCCGTGGCATACGTTTATCCTTCGAGAAGAAGCAAAAGTTGAGGGATGACTTGAAGAGGGTGAAAGAAATGTCAAGGTCGATCAAGGCTCAGAAAAATGCAGAGAAGGAAGccaagaaagagagaagaaaagCAAACCTTAAGCGTGCTGAAGAGAACCAGAGGAAGAGCGAAATTGTCCAAGTG ATTACAAACACCGCAAAATTGAAGAATATAAAGAAGAAGCATCTAAGAACAATACAAAAAAGGGACACACTCAACATGTAA